Proteins co-encoded in one Sulfuricystis thermophila genomic window:
- a CDS encoding MBL fold metallo-hydrolase, protein MEYAILPVTPFEQNCSLLWEPESRRAAVVDPGGDVEEILAAIAARGLRVEKILLTHGHIDHVGGTAALARRLSVPVEGPQREDAFWLNALPEQCRMFGFPDTAALKPDRWLEEGDTVTVGDETLEVLHTPGHTPGHVCFIHRPSRLAIVGDVLFAGSIGRTDFPRGDHAALIRSIRAKLFPLGDDYVFIPGHGPLSTFGAERRGNPFVAD, encoded by the coding sequence ATGGAATACGCCATTTTGCCCGTAACGCCCTTCGAACAGAACTGCAGCCTGCTCTGGGAGCCGGAATCGCGCCGCGCGGCGGTGGTCGATCCCGGTGGCGACGTGGAAGAGATTCTCGCGGCGATCGCTGCGCGCGGGCTGCGGGTCGAGAAAATCCTGCTCACCCACGGCCACATCGACCATGTCGGCGGCACGGCGGCACTGGCACGGCGGCTTTCCGTGCCGGTCGAGGGGCCACAGCGCGAGGATGCGTTCTGGCTCAATGCGCTTCCCGAACAGTGCCGCATGTTCGGCTTTCCCGACACGGCAGCGCTCAAGCCCGACCGCTGGCTGGAGGAGGGCGATACGGTGACGGTGGGCGACGAGACGCTGGAAGTCCTCCACACCCCCGGTCACACGCCGGGGCATGTCTGCTTCATCCACCGGCCGTCACGACTGGCGATCGTCGGCGATGTCTTGTTCGCCGGCTCGATCGGCCGCACGGATTTCCCGCGCGGCGACCATGCGGCGCTGATCCGTTCGATCCGCGCCAAGCTGTTTCCGCTCGGCGACGATTACGTCTTCATCCCCGGCCACGGCCCACTGTCCACTTTCGGCGCCGAACGGCGCGGTAATCCATTCGTCGCCGACTGA
- the mscL gene encoding large conductance mechanosensitive channel protein MscL, which produces MGGFLKEFREFAIKGNVMDLAIGVIIGGAFGKIVDSVVGDLIMPLVGRIVGGLDFSNYFIPLKEVPPGVAMTLAEVKKAGVPVFAYGSFLTVLLNFLILAFIIFVMVKQINRLKREEAAAPAAPPPTPEDIVLLREIRDALKK; this is translated from the coding sequence ATGGGCGGCTTTCTCAAGGAGTTCCGCGAATTCGCCATCAAGGGCAACGTGATGGATCTGGCCATCGGCGTGATCATCGGCGGCGCTTTCGGCAAGATCGTCGATTCGGTGGTCGGTGATCTGATCATGCCGCTCGTCGGCCGAATCGTCGGCGGACTGGATTTCAGCAACTACTTCATCCCTCTCAAGGAAGTGCCCCCCGGCGTCGCGATGACCCTCGCCGAGGTCAAGAAGGCCGGTGTGCCGGTGTTCGCCTATGGCAGCTTCCTCACCGTGCTGCTCAACTTCCTGATCCTCGCCTTCATCATTTTCGTGATGGTCAAGCAGATCAACCGCCTGAAACGCGAGGAAGCCGCCGCACCGGCCGCACCGCCACCGACGCCGGAAGACATCGTCCTGCTGCGCGAAATCCGCGACGCGCTGAAAAAATAA
- a CDS encoding ATP-binding cassette domain-containing protein, with amino-acid sequence MPAMLSDPMPSAAPPLVVDRLVKRYDGQPAVDGLSFSVARGECFGLLGPNGAGKTTTLRCCLGLTAPDGGRITVLGLPVPPHGREARMRIGVVPQFDNLDPDFSLAENLLVYGRYFGLPDGVLKVRIPALLEFAGLAGKERGNIRTLSGGMKRRLTLARALINDPELLVLDEPTTGLDPQARHLIWERLRELLAQGKTILLTTHFMEEAERLCDRLLIMDHGRRIAEGSPRALIAAHVPVSPDPLRPANLEDVFLKLTGHELRD; translated from the coding sequence ATGCCTGCGATGTTATCCGATCCGATGCCCAGCGCCGCCCCGCCTCTCGTCGTCGACCGGCTCGTCAAACGCTACGATGGCCAGCCGGCGGTCGACGGCCTGTCGTTCTCGGTTGCCCGGGGCGAATGCTTCGGCCTGCTCGGCCCCAACGGCGCCGGCAAGACCACCACGCTGCGCTGCTGCCTGGGTCTCACCGCGCCCGACGGCGGCCGGATCACCGTGCTCGGCCTGCCGGTGCCGCCGCATGGCCGCGAGGCGCGGATGCGCATCGGCGTGGTGCCGCAGTTCGACAATCTCGATCCGGATTTCAGCCTCGCCGAGAACCTGCTCGTCTACGGCCGCTATTTCGGCCTGCCCGATGGCGTGCTGAAGGTGCGCATTCCCGCGCTGCTCGAATTCGCCGGTCTGGCCGGCAAGGAACGCGGCAACATCCGCACGCTCTCGGGAGGCATGAAGCGCCGCCTCACCCTCGCCCGGGCGCTGATCAACGACCCCGAGCTGCTGGTGCTCGACGAGCCGACCACCGGTCTGGACCCCCAGGCGCGCCACCTGATCTGGGAACGATTGCGCGAGCTGCTCGCCCAAGGCAAGACGATCCTGCTCACCACGCACTTCATGGAGGAGGCCGAGCGCCTTTGCGACCGGCTGCTGATCATGGACCACGGACGCCGCATCGCCGAAGGTTCTCCACGCGCGCTGATCGCGGCGCATGTGCCGGTCTCGCCGGATCCGCTGCGGCCGGCGAATCTGGAAGACGTGTTCCTCAAGCTCACCGGCCACGAACTGAGGGATTGA
- a CDS encoding ABC transporter permease has translation MDSRFPTLSWRAIAVFRRNLLVWRKLALPSLLGNLADPMIYLFGLGYGLGGLLPPIEGMPYIAFLAAGTVCASTMNAASFEALYSAFSRMNVQRTWEAIMNAPLLLDDVLAGECLWAAAKASLSGAAILAVIWALGYVAGPLALWALPAIFLTGLTFAALGLIITAISPSFDFFMYYFTLFITPMVLVCGVFFPVDQLPAFVQAIAAWLPLSHSVALIRPLIFGQLPAHPVLNVVVLSTVTCAAFWLAVVLARHRFLK, from the coding sequence ATGGACAGCCGTTTCCCAACACTTTCCTGGCGTGCGATCGCGGTATTCCGCCGTAATCTGCTGGTGTGGAGGAAGCTCGCCCTGCCTTCGCTGCTCGGCAATCTCGCCGATCCGATGATCTATCTGTTCGGCCTCGGCTACGGCCTCGGCGGCCTGTTGCCGCCGATCGAGGGCATGCCCTACATCGCCTTCCTCGCCGCTGGCACGGTGTGCGCCTCGACGATGAACGCCGCCTCCTTCGAAGCGCTTTACTCGGCGTTTTCGCGCATGAACGTGCAGCGCACCTGGGAAGCGATCATGAATGCGCCTCTCCTGCTCGACGACGTGCTCGCCGGCGAATGCCTGTGGGCCGCGGCGAAGGCGAGTCTTTCCGGCGCGGCAATCCTCGCGGTGATCTGGGCGCTCGGCTATGTCGCCGGGCCGCTCGCGCTGTGGGCGCTGCCGGCGATCTTCCTCACCGGCCTCACCTTCGCCGCGCTCGGTCTGATCATCACGGCGATCTCGCCGTCCTTCGATTTCTTCATGTATTACTTCACGCTGTTCATCACGCCGATGGTGCTGGTCTGCGGCGTTTTTTTTCCAGTCGATCAGTTGCCAGCCTTCGTGCAGGCCATCGCCGCTTGGCTGCCGCTGTCGCACTCGGTCGCGTTGATCCGGCCATTGATCTTCGGCCAACTCCCTGCGCATCCAGTGCTCAACGTCGTGGTGTTGAGCACCGTCACCTGCGCCGCCTTCTGGCTTGCGGTCGTGCTCGCCCGGCACCGCTTCCTCAAATAA
- a CDS encoding 3-methyl-2-oxobutanoate dehydrogenase (2-methylpropanoyl-transferring) subunit alpha: MSTPLRLYVPEPTGRPGRHTDFSYLHVSPAGSVRRPPIDTQPYDTSDLAFALVRVLDDEGNAIGPWVPELTPDELRFGLATMLKTRIFDARMLIAQRQKKLSFYMQCLGEEAIAVAHALALEPDDMTFPTYRQQGLLMARGAPLVDIMCQLFSNERDPMKGRQLPVLYSFRKYGFFSISGNLATQYPQAVGWAMASAIKGDTKIASGWIGDGSTAESDFHAALIFAHVYRAPVILNVVNNQWAISTFEAIAGGEGTTFAARGIGAGIASLRVDGNDFLAVYAASRWAAERARNNFGPTLIEWVTYRAGAHSTSDDPTKYRPADDWQHFPLGDPVERLKRHLIKLGEWSEERHAALTQELEAEIAAAQKEAESYGTLADGHVHSAADMFTDVYETMPAHLVRQRQELGV, encoded by the coding sequence ATGAGCACGCCGCTACGGCTTTATGTGCCCGAGCCCACCGGACGACCGGGCCGCCATACCGATTTTTCATACTTGCACGTCTCCCCGGCAGGCAGCGTACGCCGCCCGCCGATCGACACCCAGCCTTACGACACCAGCGACCTCGCTTTCGCGCTGGTGCGCGTGCTCGACGACGAGGGCAATGCCATTGGTCCCTGGGTGCCGGAACTGACCCCGGACGAGCTGCGCTTCGGCCTCGCGACGATGCTGAAGACGCGCATCTTCGACGCGCGCATGCTGATCGCCCAGCGGCAGAAGAAACTTTCGTTCTACATGCAATGCCTCGGCGAGGAAGCCATCGCGGTGGCCCATGCGCTGGCGCTCGAACCCGACGACATGACCTTCCCGACCTACCGCCAGCAGGGCCTCTTGATGGCGCGCGGGGCGCCGCTCGTCGATATCATGTGCCAGCTGTTTTCGAACGAGCGCGACCCGATGAAGGGCCGCCAGCTGCCGGTGCTCTACTCGTTCCGCAAGTACGGCTTCTTCAGCATCTCGGGCAATCTCGCCACCCAGTATCCGCAGGCGGTCGGCTGGGCGATGGCCTCGGCGATCAAGGGCGACACGAAGATCGCCTCGGGCTGGATCGGCGACGGTTCGACGGCCGAGTCCGACTTCCATGCCGCGTTGATCTTTGCGCACGTCTATCGCGCGCCGGTGATCCTCAACGTCGTCAATAACCAGTGGGCGATCTCGACCTTCGAAGCCATCGCCGGCGGCGAGGGCACCACCTTCGCGGCACGCGGCATCGGCGCCGGCATCGCCTCGCTCAGAGTCGATGGCAACGACTTCCTCGCCGTCTATGCCGCCTCGCGCTGGGCGGCCGAACGCGCGCGCAACAATTTCGGCCCGACGCTGATCGAGTGGGTCACCTACCGCGCCGGTGCGCATTCGACCTCGGACGATCCGACCAAATACCGGCCGGCCGATGACTGGCAGCATTTCCCGCTCGGCGATCCGGTCGAGCGCCTGAAACGGCATCTGATCAAGCTCGGCGAGTGGTCAGAAGAACGGCATGCGGCGCTGACGCAGGAACTCGAGGCCGAGATCGCCGCCGCGCAGAAGGAGGCGGAAAGCTACGGCACGCTCGCCGATGGCCATGTGCATAGCGCCGCCGACATGTTCACGGATGTCTATGAGACGATGCCCGCGCATCTCGTGCGCCAGCGTCAGGAACTGGGGGTCTGA
- a CDS encoding PhoH family protein — translation MKTKSLSVELQPVDNVRLANLCGALDENLRQIEQAFDVVLTRRGEHCRISGEPDQARLAATALRHFYAQAATPLSVDDIQLGLIELRNRGEIPAPAAGLLTRKADLHGRTPHQVEYLKAIQEHDITFGIGPAGTGKTYLAVASAVDAFEREQVQRIVLTRPAVEAGERLGFLPGDLAQKVDPYLRPLYDALYDLMGFDKVMRLFEKQAIEVAPLAYMRGRTLNHAFIILDEAQNTTPEQMKMFLTRIGIGTKAVITGDVTQMDLPKGQKSGLIEARRILAQVRGLAFTEFDAADVVRHPLVARIVAAYEQENA, via the coding sequence GTGAAAACCAAGAGCCTTTCCGTCGAACTGCAACCGGTCGACAACGTCCGGCTGGCGAATCTCTGCGGCGCGCTCGACGAGAATCTGCGCCAGATCGAGCAAGCCTTCGATGTCGTGCTGACGCGCCGCGGCGAACATTGCCGGATCAGCGGCGAACCGGACCAGGCGCGGCTGGCAGCGACCGCGCTGCGGCATTTCTATGCGCAGGCGGCCACACCGCTGTCGGTCGACGACATCCAGTTGGGGCTGATCGAGCTGAGGAACCGCGGCGAGATTCCTGCGCCTGCCGCCGGCCTGCTCACCCGCAAGGCCGATCTGCACGGCCGCACGCCGCATCAGGTCGAGTATCTGAAGGCCATCCAGGAGCACGACATCACCTTCGGCATCGGCCCGGCCGGCACCGGCAAGACCTATCTCGCCGTCGCCAGTGCCGTCGATGCCTTCGAACGCGAGCAGGTGCAGCGCATCGTGCTCACCCGCCCGGCCGTCGAGGCCGGCGAGCGGCTCGGCTTTCTGCCCGGCGATCTGGCGCAGAAGGTCGATCCCTATCTGCGGCCGCTCTACGATGCGCTCTATGACCTGATGGGCTTCGACAAGGTGATGCGCCTGTTCGAGAAGCAGGCCATCGAGGTCGCGCCCCTGGCCTACATGCGCGGGCGCACGTTGAACCATGCCTTCATCATTCTCGACGAGGCGCAGAACACCACCCCCGAGCAGATGAAGATGTTCCTGACGCGCATCGGCATCGGCACCAAGGCGGTGATCACCGGCGACGTGACACAGATGGACCTGCCCAAGGGGCAGAAATCCGGGCTCATCGAGGCGCGGCGCATCCTCGCCCAGGTGCGCGGGCTGGCCTTCACCGAATTCGACGCCGCCGACGTGGTGCGCCATCCGCTGGTTGCGCGCATCGTTGCCGCCTATGAGCAGGAAAACGCCTGA